A single genomic interval of Lathyrus oleraceus cultivar Zhongwan6 chromosome 7, CAAS_Psat_ZW6_1.0, whole genome shotgun sequence harbors:
- the LOC127102405 gene encoding uncharacterized protein LOC127102405 produces MADGLLSTLIQFYDPVYYCFTFPDYQLMPTLEEYSHLIGVPISSQAPFYGLEEDPKDQDIVKVTHLKMSEIRDHMTTKGKMHGLIVKFLMNKAQYFARMRSVDAFEAVFALLIYGLFLFPSFDDLVAMDAIKIFLIGNLVPTLLVDAYHSFHMRNSYSGGMITCCVPMLYKWFISYLPRSHAFWDLKDGTLWSQKIMSLAHSDIVWYSRDYDGVSIIDSCGGFPNVPVIR; encoded by the coding sequence ATGGCAGATGGACTTCTTTCTACTTTGATTCAGTTTTATGATCCCGTGTACTACTGTTTCACTTTCCCCGACTATCAGCTTATGCCAACACTTGAAGAATACTCTCATTTGATTGGTGTTCCTATTTCTAGTCAAGCTCCATTTTATGGTTTGGAGGAAGATCCCAAAGATCAAGATATTGTAAAGGTTACTCACTTGaaaatgtcagagatcagggATCACATGACCACAAAAGGAAAAATGCATGGTTTGATAGTTAAGTTTCTAATGAACAAAGCTCAGTATTTTGCTAGAATGAGGAGTGTTGATGCGTTTGAGGCTGTTTTTGCTCTACTTATCTATGGATTGTTCCTCTTTCCTAGTTTTGATGACTTAGTTGCCATGGATGCCATCAAGATCTTCTTAATAGGAAATCTAGTTCCTACTTTGCTTGTTGATGCCTATCATTCTTTTCATATGAGGAATTCTTATAGCGGGGGAATGATTACATGTTGCGTGCCtatgttgtacaagtggtttatttcttACTTGCCTAGGTCTCATGCTTTTTGGGATCTTAAGGATGGTACTTTATGGTCACAGAAGATTATGTCACTCGCACATTCAGATATTGTTTGGTATAGTCGTGACTATGATGGAGTTAGTATCATTGATAGTTGTGGAGGATTTCCTAACGTAcctgtgatacggtga